In Daucus carota subsp. sativus chromosome 4, DH1 v3.0, whole genome shotgun sequence, one DNA window encodes the following:
- the LOC108216488 gene encoding class V chitinase-like: protein MASKTPVYAFLICVVQFLHLSAAQNVKGGYWFPDSGIAASDIDSTLFTHLFCAFSDLDNVTYQVTISSANAAQFSQFTNTVQSKNPSVKTLLSIGGGSSNDADFAKMASTSASRKSFIDSSLQLARSNNFHGLDLDYEYPLTANDMVNLGTLLDEWRAAADAEAQASGKPRILLTAAVSVGPTVDGLRYPTQSISRSLDWINVMAYDFYGPWTPSMTNAHAALYDPSGRVSGSSGIESWIQAGVSANKLVFGLPFYGRSWQLVNPDNHGLMAPANGPPEGSGEGARGYNQILEFIANNNAPTIYNSTIVADYCYSGTTWIGYDDKQSISTKVSYAKQKGLLGYFAWQVASDANWALSQQAKQAWEE from the exons ATGGCTTCCAAAACTCCTGTCTACGCATTCCTCATTTGCGTTGTCCAGTTTCTTCATTTGTCTGCAGCCCAAAATGTGAAGGGTGGCTATTGGTTTCCTGATAGCGGTATAGCAGCTTCCGATATCGACTCCACTCTATTCACTCACCTCTTCTGCGCATTCAGTGACCTTGATAACGTTACCTACCAAGTCACCATTTCTTCAGCAAACGCTGCCCAATTCTCCCAGTTCACCAATACTGTCCAAAGCAAAAACCCTTCTGTTAAAACCCTTTTATCAATAGGAGGTGGATCTTCCAATGATGCTGACTTTGCCAAGATGGCTAGCACCTCTGCTTCTCGAAAATCCTTCATTGATTCCTCCTTACAACTGGCAAGATCAAATAATTTCCACGGCCTAGACCTCGATTATGAGTACCCCTTAACAGCCAATGATATGGTCAACTTGGGCACGTTGCTAGACGAGTGGCGCGCGGCTGCAGACGCAGAGGCTCAAGCCTCTGGCAAGCCAAGAATTCTATTAACTGCAGCTGTTTCTGTTGGGCCAACCGTTGATGGATTGAGATATCCTACCCAATCGATATCACGAAGCCTGGACTGGATCAATGTGATGGCCTATGACTTTTATGGTCCATGGACACCTTCCATGACCAATGCTCATGCTGCATTATATGATCCTAGTGGCAGAGTTAGCGGCAGCTCAGGCATCGAGTCCTGGATCCAAGCTGGTGTGAGCGCAAACAAGCTGGTGTTTGGTCTGCCATTCTACGGACGTTCATGGCAGCTTGTGAATCCTGATAACCATGGATTGATGGCTCCAGCAAATGGACCTCCGGAAGGTTCTGGTGAGGGAGCCAGAGGATACAATCAGATATTGGAATTTATTGCAAACAACAATGCTCCAACGATTTATAACTCAACGATTGTTGCGGACTATTGTTACTCAGGGACGACATGGATCGGATATGATGATAAGCAGAGCATTTCAACAAAGGTTTCGTATGCTAAACAGAAGGGCTTGCTTGGTTACTTTGCATGGCAAGTTGCATCTGATGCCAATTGGGCTCTTTCTCAGCAAG CTAAACAGGCATGGGAAGAATGA
- the LOC108218956 gene encoding uncharacterized protein LOC108218956: protein MGNVTAGVAAKFAFFPPEPPTYDVKKDENGKLTFTGLTSDKNVDVHLCETKAGNKVAATFWKHPSGRLTLLYSHGNAADLGQMQDLFIELRAHLRINIMSYDYSGYGASSGKPTEFNTYYDIEAVYNCLKSEYGINEEDVIVYGQSVGSGPTLHLASRLQRLRGVVLHSAILSGIRVLYNVKMTFWFDIFKNIDKIKHVSCPVLVIHGTNDDTVDFSHGKKLWELAPEKYEPLWVQGGGHCNLETFPEYIKHLRKFIKAMENLSVAQRSKQKLTNSPSITDSKNNRCLRFGKR, encoded by the exons ATGGGGAATGTAACAGCAGGTGTGGCTGCAAAGTTTGCATTTTTTCCTCCAGAGCCACCAACATATGATGTCAAGAAAGATGAGAATGGGAAGCTCACATTCACAGGCCTCACATCTGATAAAAACGTGGATGTTCATTTGTGTGAAACCAAGGCTGGCAACAAAGTTGCAGCTACCTTTTGGAAACACCCTTCTGGGAGGCTCACCCTTTTGTATTCTCATGGCAATGCTGCTGATTTGGGCCAAATGCAGGATCTTTTTATTGAGCTTAGAGCTCATCTCCGGATTAATATTATGAG CTATGATTATTCAGGATATGGAGCATCTTCTGGTAAG CCCACTGAGTTCAACACATACTATGACATAGAAGCTGTGTACAATTGTTTGAAGAGTGAATATGGGATCAATGAAGAGGATGTTATTGTGTATGGGCAATCTGTTGGAAGTGGTCCAACACTGCACTTGGCTTCTCGTTTGCAGAGGTTAAGAGGTGTTGTTCTACATAGCGCCATCCTTTCAGGAATACGTGTTCTGTATAATGTCAAAATGACGTTCTGGTTTGACATATTTAAA AATATTGACAAGATAAAACATGTTAGCTGTCCAGTCTTAGTCATACAT GGAACAAATGATGACACTGTTGACTTCTCTCATGGAAAGAAACTATGGGAACTGGCTCCAGAAAAATATGAGCCACTGTGGGTACAGGGTGGAGGACATTGTAACCTTGAAACATTTCCAGAGTACATAAAGCACTTGCGCAAGTTTATAAAGGCAATGGAAAATCTCTCGGTCGCTCAACGTTCCAAGCAAAAGTTGACAAACAGCCCAAGTATAACAGATTCAAAGAACAACAGATGCTTGAGATTTGGGAAGAGATGA
- the LOC108218957 gene encoding uncharacterized protein LOC108218957, translating into MERSLTWKITIVTQFCLCVALFVALNIGHSIDNIHRSNTIQTNPNDFYFVSVGGGSRASNHQTLLLKLMGKVIKLYNAQFVVNLSELGQDDPFLQNATHHLQSLKVPWYTTSILKGEGEELGYVVKQIKIPDQNVLDVIFYHADFKQDNSTGSGNHRIHRLTNLLKASTSDWRIVVGSQSLEGCDDGPQKSDLYREFLKYGVDAYLSAQSCNGNVQKEGMTHIHNITEMRRGPYFTSINEKRILHSDVGNGFLLHRVGSIEIVTYLVTLKGEVVHQTSLKQGGRHFI; encoded by the exons ATGGAGAGATCGTTAACATGGAAAATAACAATTGTAACTCAATTCTGTCTCTGCGTTGCTCTGTTTGTAGCTCTCAACATTGGTCACTCTATTGACAACATTCATAGATCAAACACAATTCAAACCAATCctaatgatttttattttgttagtgTTGGAGGAGGCTCTCGAGCATCTAATCACCAAACCCTTCTTCTCAAATTG ATGGGGAAGGTGATAAAGCTGTACAATGCACAGTTTGTAGTTAATCTTAGCGAGCTTGGCCAGGATGATCCGTTCTTGCAGAAT GCTACTCATCACCTTCAGTCGCTAAAAGTTCCATG GTACACAACTAGCATTCTAAAAGGAGAAGGAGAAGAGCTTGGTTACGTAGTTAAACAGATTAAAATCCCAGACCAAAATGTGCTAGATGTAATATTTTACCACGCCGACTTCAAACAG GATAATTCTACTGGCAGTGGCAATCATCGAATACATCGGCTTACTAACCTGCTCAAAGCCAGCACTAGTGACTG GCGCATTGTTGTTGGGTCCCAGTCGTTGGAAGGTTGCGATGATGGTCCGCAGAAATCAGACCTGTACCGTGAGTTTTTGAAATATGGAGTG GATGCATACCTTAGTGCGCAGTCATGTAATGGTAACGTCCAGAAAGAAGGTATGACTCACATCCACAACATTACTGAAATGAGGAGAGGACCTTATTTCACGAGCATAAATGAGAAACGTATACTTCACAG CGATGTTGGAAATGGATTCCTTCTTCACCGAGTTGGCTCTATAGAGATT GTGACATACTTGGTTACTttgaaaggagaagttgtacaTCAAACTTCACTGAAACAAGGAGGAAGACATTTCATATGA
- the LOC108216329 gene encoding ABC transporter I family member 1, which translates to MSLRKPPLPRLLLNNVSCMRNAQQILRHVNVSVHDGGALVLTGTNGSGKSTFLRMLAGFSKPSAGEILWNGHDITKSGIFHQYKLQLNWLSLKDAVKDKFTVLDNVQWFEVLEGKQGRALPALELMGLGRLAKDKARLLSMGQRKRLQIARLLAIDRPIWLLDEPSVALDDDGVKLLEHVIAEHRKQGGIVIVATHLPIQIEDAMYLRLPPRFPRRITFVDMLDRGD; encoded by the coding sequence ATGTCTCTCCGAAAACCTCCTCTCCCTCGACTGCTCTTAAATAATGTTTCTTGCATGAGAAATGCCCAGCAAATTCTTCGTCACGTAAATGTATCAGTTCATGATGGTGGTGCACTCGTGCTTACCGGCACCAATGGGTCAGGCAAAAGCACTTTTTTGCGTATGCTAGCTGGCTTTTCTAAACCATCAGCTGGAGAGATCCTCTGGAATGGTCATGATATAACTAAATCTGGAATTTTTCACCAGTACAAGCTTCAGTTAAACTGGCTCTCCCTAAAAGATGCTGTCAAAGACAAGTTTACAGTACTCGACAATGTACAATGGTTCGAAGTTCTTGAAGGCAAGCAAGGGAGAGCACTACCTGCTCTGGAACTTATGGGGCTTGGAAGATTGGCTAAAGACAAAGCAAGATTGCTTTCCATGGGGCAGAGAAAAAGGCTTCAAATTGCAAGATTGCTTGCCATAGACAGGCCCATTTGGTTGCTCGACGAGCCATCAGTGGCACTGGATGACGATGGAGTAAAGTTGTTGGAGCATgttattgcagaacatagaaaGCAGGGTGGGATTGTGATTGTTGCCACCCACTTGCCTATCCAGATCGAGGATGCCATGTACTTGAGGTTGCCACCCCGTTTTCCAAGAAGAATAACTTTTGTGGACATGCTTGATCGGGGTGATTAG